One Pedococcus aerophilus DNA window includes the following coding sequences:
- a CDS encoding DUF2017 domain-containing protein has product MARGFKKRHGAYVAKLDAVERGLVVGLMEQVRELVEPAPVAPADEVPEGGGDEFDRIVAGLGGIGQGVSLAADDQVQLAGGVPAPRYPALDRIFPTANREDDQIAAEFRQLTEQGLRARKTANLDTAIAALAHLEDQKVSLDQAQAVALVIALTDVRLVLGERLGLKQDDDLDLIEEQVSSLEEDDPAVYALAVYDFLTWLQETLAHALAP; this is encoded by the coding sequence GTGGCACGCGGGTTCAAGAAGCGCCACGGCGCGTATGTCGCGAAGCTCGACGCCGTCGAACGTGGCCTCGTCGTCGGGCTGATGGAGCAGGTCCGCGAGCTGGTGGAGCCGGCGCCGGTGGCGCCGGCGGATGAGGTGCCTGAGGGCGGCGGTGACGAGTTCGACCGCATCGTCGCCGGGCTCGGTGGCATCGGTCAGGGTGTGTCGCTCGCCGCCGACGACCAGGTCCAGCTCGCGGGTGGCGTGCCTGCCCCGCGCTACCCGGCCCTGGACCGCATCTTCCCGACGGCCAACCGTGAGGACGACCAGATCGCGGCGGAGTTCCGCCAGCTCACCGAGCAGGGTCTGCGGGCCCGCAAGACGGCGAACCTCGACACGGCCATCGCCGCGCTGGCCCACCTCGAGGACCAGAAGGTCAGCCTCGACCAGGCGCAGGCGGTCGCCCTGGTCATCGCCCTGACCGACGTCCGGCTCGTGCTGGGGGAGCGGCTCGGGCTCAAGCAGGACGACGACCTCGACCTCATCGAGGAGCAGGTGTCGAGCCTGGAGGAGGACGACCCGGCGGTCTACGCGCTCGCGGTCTACGACTTCCTCACCTGGCTCCAGGAGACGCTGGCGCACGCGCTGGCTCCCTGA
- the murI gene encoding glutamate racemase, translating into MADAPIGIFDSGYGGLTVARAVLDQLPHESIAYFGDTARAPYGPRPIAQTREFALECLDRLVDHGVKVLVIACNTASAAVLHDARERYDVPVVEVIRPAVRRAAAATRNHRVGVISTRGTHQSGAYVDAFAAAPHLSVSSIPCPRFVEFVESGVTSGAEVIATARDYLAPLVEGEVDTLVLGCTHYPLLTGAISYVMGESVTLVSSADETAKDVYRVLADTDALRPPDLPPPSHGFTTTGDAAEFTRLARRFLGPEVGADSEGVFGDAVVRTVVTPAGSASGGGAR; encoded by the coding sequence GTGGCTGACGCACCCATCGGGATCTTCGACTCGGGATACGGCGGGCTGACCGTCGCCCGGGCGGTGCTCGACCAGCTGCCGCACGAGTCGATCGCCTACTTCGGCGACACGGCCCGCGCCCCCTACGGTCCCCGGCCCATCGCCCAGACCCGTGAGTTCGCGCTCGAGTGCCTCGACCGGCTCGTCGACCACGGCGTCAAGGTCCTCGTCATCGCGTGCAACACCGCCAGCGCGGCCGTCCTGCATGACGCCCGAGAGAGGTACGACGTGCCGGTCGTCGAGGTCATCCGTCCCGCCGTCCGTCGTGCGGCCGCCGCGACCCGCAACCACAGGGTCGGCGTGATCTCGACACGAGGAACCCACCAGTCCGGCGCGTACGTGGACGCGTTCGCGGCGGCCCCGCACCTGTCGGTGTCGAGCATCCCGTGCCCGCGCTTCGTGGAGTTCGTCGAGTCCGGGGTGACCAGTGGCGCCGAGGTCATCGCCACCGCGCGCGACTACCTCGCCCCGCTGGTGGAGGGTGAGGTCGACACCCTCGTCCTGGGCTGCACCCACTACCCCCTGCTCACCGGCGCGATCTCCTACGTCATGGGGGAGTCGGTGACGCTGGTGTCGTCCGCCGACGAGACCGCCAAGGACGTCTACCGGGTGCTCGCCGACACCGATGCGCTGCGTCCACCGGACCTGCCGCCCCCGAGCCACGGGTTCACGACGACGGGGGACGCCGCGGAGTTCACGCGGCTGGCACGCCGCTTCCTCGGTCCGGAGGTGGGGGCCGACAGCGAGGGCGTCTTCGGTGACGCCGTCGTGCGGACCGTGGTCACCCCTGCCGGCTCGGCGTCCGGCGGAGGTGCGCGGTGA
- the clpS gene encoding ATP-dependent Clp protease adapter ClpS — translation MSIAPVEQRSVSADEATEVEHPWITLVWNDPVNLMSYVTFVFQTYFGYSKSKAERLMMDVHVKGRAVVSTGSRERMETDTEALQGYGLWATFQKDS, via the coding sequence GTGTCCATCGCCCCCGTGGAGCAGCGGAGCGTCTCCGCCGACGAGGCCACCGAGGTCGAGCACCCGTGGATCACCCTCGTGTGGAACGACCCCGTGAACCTCATGTCCTACGTGACGTTCGTCTTCCAGACCTACTTCGGCTACTCCAAGTCCAAGGCGGAGCGGCTGATGATGGACGTCCACGTGAAGGGCCGGGCGGTCGTGTCGACCGGGTCGCGCGAGCGCATGGAGACCGACACCGAGGCGTTGCAGGGTTACGGCCTGTGGGCCACCTTCCAGAAGGACAGCTGA